One genomic region from Reichenbachiella ulvae encodes:
- a CDS encoding DUF7009 family protein, with the protein MKIRIQQNCIRIRLSDEDMILLNDINEVTESLCLTKNNVYQYTLRLSDQNYIETGLNSMTVLANKEDFNQPDDVSVKWHSEYGIKVLIESDLHE; encoded by the coding sequence ATGAAGATAAGAATACAACAGAATTGTATACGAATTCGCCTCTCAGATGAGGATATGATCCTACTAAACGATATAAATGAGGTTACAGAATCTTTATGCCTTACCAAAAACAATGTATATCAATATACCCTGCGTTTGTCTGATCAAAACTATATTGAAACAGGACTTAATTCAATGACCGTTTTGGCCAATAAAGAAGATTTTAATCAACCTGATGACGTTTCAGTTAAGTGGCATTCAGAGTATGGAATCAAAGTACTGATTGAAAGTGATCTCCACGAGTAG
- the dsrP gene encoding sulfate reduction electron transfer complex DsrMKJOP subunit DsrP, producing MIKQLTIFASMAKDGLNEALQGNKSYHIWMGSLTMLMLLGAYCYHQQLNVGLSATGMSDRVSWGLYISNFTFLVGVAAAAVMLVLPTYILHDFDFSKAVLIGEGLAASALIMCLAFVTVDLGGPIRAWHLIPGIGRFNWPDSMLAWDVIVLNGYLIINLTVPLYILISKYQGLQPNKKIYLPGVFLSVFWAVGIHMVTAFLYAGLPARPFWNNALLGPRFLASAFAAGPALIILVLQVIDRYSDYKIDKVTIRKISLVVAVAAQINLIMLFSELFKEFYAPTHHSISAVYLFFGLDGKNALMPWIYSSIAMNIVATIILTLHVLRKDIKWLNFACLLLFVAIWIEKGMGLIIPGFIPGPYGDIVEYSPTLIEIGVTLGIWAMGAFIFTILVKAAIPIEVGKLRYKNNKSVSTIEP from the coding sequence ATGATAAAGCAACTAACAATTTTTGCCAGTATGGCCAAAGATGGGCTCAATGAAGCCCTACAAGGTAATAAGTCCTATCATATTTGGATGGGCAGTCTTACCATGCTCATGCTCCTCGGGGCGTACTGTTATCACCAACAACTGAACGTAGGACTATCCGCTACTGGCATGAGTGACAGAGTCAGTTGGGGATTGTACATTTCCAATTTCACCTTTTTGGTAGGGGTGGCGGCAGCAGCTGTGATGTTAGTATTGCCAACTTATATCCTTCATGATTTTGATTTCTCCAAAGCCGTATTGATAGGTGAAGGTTTAGCAGCCTCTGCTTTAATTATGTGTTTGGCTTTCGTGACAGTCGATTTGGGTGGCCCTATTCGAGCCTGGCATCTGATACCAGGTATAGGTCGTTTCAATTGGCCAGATTCCATGTTAGCCTGGGACGTTATAGTATTAAATGGTTACCTCATCATCAATCTTACTGTACCGCTGTATATTTTGATTAGCAAGTATCAGGGGCTACAACCGAATAAGAAAATTTACTTGCCAGGAGTGTTTTTGTCTGTATTTTGGGCAGTAGGCATACACATGGTAACTGCCTTTCTTTACGCAGGACTACCCGCCAGACCCTTTTGGAACAATGCACTTTTAGGTCCTCGTTTTTTGGCATCTGCATTTGCTGCAGGACCCGCACTGATAATCTTGGTGTTGCAGGTGATTGACCGTTATTCGGATTATAAAATCGATAAGGTGACCATTCGAAAAATATCCTTGGTAGTAGCAGTGGCAGCTCAGATCAATTTGATCATGCTTTTCTCTGAATTATTCAAAGAGTTTTATGCACCTACGCATCACAGCATTAGTGCTGTATACTTGTTTTTTGGTCTGGATGGAAAAAATGCCCTCATGCCTTGGATTTATTCATCCATCGCCATGAACATAGTTGCCACCATCATTCTCACCTTGCATGTATTAAGGAAGGATATTAAATGGCTCAATTTTGCATGTTTACTTCTTTTTGTGGCTATCTGGATAGAAAAGGGAATGGGATTGATTATTCCAGGTTTTATCCCAGGTCCCTACGGAGATATTGTAGAATACTCTCCCACCTTAATCGAAATTGGGGTAACCTTAGGAATTTGGGCCATGGGAGCATTTATATTTACGATCCTGGTCAAGGCAGCCATTCCAATTGAAGTGGGGAAATTAAGGTACAAGAACAATAAATCTGTTTCAACCATTGAGCCATGA
- a CDS encoding ChbG/HpnK family deacetylase: MTEQKIIVTADDYGVFDEIDRGVLEAVSAGKINSVAAFANYGNKGQLSRKKAEQLLKIADNSGHELHLGIHLTISSGKPLTGINGFEQSCTLRGFRDFKNVEEIDQRGKERLMDELHAQMKVFEGLPIRHLTSHHDALTYHRRHFECLLELARDYDLPIRNYRYDPEQRNKMEFICGTDWISLRKLDQIKEAFENEHQLQISMPDVTYVGQYATKYNLFWNRFKKENVINRASEKRRELEGYIERLAEKPDPHKTEIVSHIIAPKVHSQKHYRQLVKKYNYKGVSPAYFDGRLLEMYTLMDFEAIPNLAGNLKWGVWKDG, from the coding sequence ATGACTGAACAAAAAATAATAGTAACTGCAGATGACTATGGCGTCTTTGATGAAATCGATAGGGGAGTCCTGGAGGCCGTCAGTGCTGGTAAGATCAATTCAGTAGCAGCTTTTGCCAACTATGGCAATAAAGGACAGCTGTCTCGTAAAAAGGCTGAGCAATTATTGAAAATCGCCGACAACAGTGGACATGAACTGCATTTGGGAATCCATCTGACGATTAGCTCTGGAAAACCGCTAACTGGAATCAATGGGTTTGAGCAGAGTTGCACACTTAGGGGCTTCCGGGATTTTAAGAATGTTGAGGAAATAGATCAAAGGGGAAAGGAACGATTGATGGACGAGCTGCATGCGCAAATGAAGGTGTTCGAAGGTCTTCCTATTCGGCACCTCACCTCGCACCACGATGCGCTTACCTATCATAGGAGGCATTTCGAATGCTTGCTAGAACTGGCTAGAGATTATGATCTCCCCATTCGTAACTACCGATACGATCCCGAACAAAGAAACAAAATGGAGTTCATCTGTGGTACGGATTGGATCAGCTTGAGGAAACTAGATCAGATCAAAGAAGCATTTGAAAATGAGCATCAGTTGCAAATCAGTATGCCTGATGTAACCTATGTAGGACAGTATGCTACCAAGTACAATCTATTCTGGAATAGATTCAAGAAGGAAAACGTCATTAATAGAGCTTCTGAGAAGCGTCGTGAATTGGAAGGATACATTGAGCGACTGGCAGAGAAACCCGACCCTCATAAGACTGAAATCGTATCTCACATCATAGCGCCCAAAGTCCATTCGCAAAAGCACTACCGTCAATTGGTCAAAAAGTACAACTACAAAGGCGTATCCCCAGCCTACTTTGACGGCCGTTTGCTAGAGATGTATACTTTGATGGATTTTGAAGCTATACCCAATCTGGCTGGCAATTTGAAATGGGGAGTATGGAAAGATGGCTAA